Below is a genomic region from Vitis riparia cultivar Riparia Gloire de Montpellier isolate 1030 chromosome 5, EGFV_Vit.rip_1.0, whole genome shotgun sequence.
AAGTAAACTATAGGTGTCGTAGATCTCATATACCCAAAGATCTTCCACTTGATCTTTCCTTTCAATGATCTTTGGCAAAAGAGAAGGGTAACGTTCTCTAAAGGGATGCTAGGGTTTTCTTTTCTGAAGTCTAGAAGATAAGGATGTAAAAATgaaaccctaaacccctaaaGAGTTTATATAAACTTCTTtatgggtttaagtgacttaagcctaaCCCAGGcttaggttacttaatctagcctattTAGGTCTTAATTAGCTAATTAACCCtatttaattccaattaattaattagaccAATCTAGAAAGATCATTCATAAGATCCAATgcaattttgcatttaattaattagccgtatatcttaattaattaattaacttaatccACCAAAATGCCCTTAATTATGCACACTCTATGAATTACAAACCTATACTACCCTTAAACAAATGTGTCATCACAAATTAGAAGCTTGAAAGGAGATCATTGAGACTCATATGAAAATATcagctccctcaaaatctaattttgaagttaactCAACACTCCACTAAGGAGAGTTAACTACACTCtaatatcctatgatattataatgagataaaactcgggtttgtGAACCATTATCTACTGTATGTAGACTCTtcatgaactagtgtctataatctaataagttttatgttattttcctCTTAAAATTACCtcttcaatccttgagttacaaatcctcctataatgtaatcaattgacatactccaACTCACACAAAGCATGTATCAAATTCCACTTAGAGAATTACCACAACCATAATTTTATTAATCACATGTTCTTAGGATCACCTCAAAGGAACATATTGTcataatcccatgagatatcatagtgctgctcttaataatatttgttaCCACCAACCTTTATCAACAACGACCCAATCTGTAGGGAATATATGAGTACcttaaggtctcacccataaATCAAAGCCTCCTATTAACTTTAGCATAGTTCCAATGTCCTATCAAGGATAGAGTTCATGTAGtttagtagtttggtgaatcatgactactCAATAGCTAacatgtcatgattcaccaaaggTCATGTCCAATgggtaaccatacacactagtataTTCATCATGGAAAAACAATCTTAATGACCAAGACAaatcatctctccaattaggaaATAATGTACTATAAATAACCTTTAATGGATTCTCAAAATCCATAAaccaactatgaacaacttatcatcttataagaaacccatgacttgtatttttTATGAAACTCCTAATACACTCAAGTCATGTAAAATGCAAGTAGTAGGGGCGTGAATATTTAGATAACCAATTAAtgtaaataagataataaaggaaactaaaatcttacataaataaatttattaatgaaactaAAATCTGTTATACCATATCATGCTTTATAGGgttatattttaacaaaatccACTAAAAACCTTAACATTATCTAAATATTCTCTCAAGTTTGAAAGCTCATGCAACATAGAAGTTTAGTGAATCATCATTACCCAAAAACTAATAtcatgattcatcgtaggtCCTATTTGATGCGTAACTGTAcatactagtacactcaccatgggaaaactaTCTCAATGATCAAGGCAAGTCATCCCTTAaattagaaggtagtgcactatagtctctaatGGATTACCTAAATCCATTAACTGAATGTGAACTACTTATTATCTTGTAAGGAACACATGACTTGAATCTTctatataactcctaatgcaccatAAGTCACATACAATGTAAGTGATAAAGATATGAATAGTTAGATAACAATTCATGTAAATAAAGATAGAAATGggaatcataaataaataaagctattaattaaaacttattCTATTACATCATGATGTTTTCaagggttttatcctaacaaAATGCAAGCGGCAAATTCATGTAGCCATGTTGGGAAATTCCAATATGTTTTagataaagaaataatattCAACACATACTTACAAGTTAGACATGATGTTTCACATGCAAGTAGTTGACCGATTGGTGAGAGCATAAGAGAACACATATCAAGGGGTTGGTCATCAATATTTACCCAAGTGAATTTAGACACTAGTTTGAGCACATGTCGACAATTTGATCTTGACCATATTCCATGTGCATAGGTTGTTACTACTTGTGGATATTATAACATTTCATGTCACATTCAATGTTCCCAATACTTTACTACTAACTCATTGTTGTCTTCATATTCATAGTCTATCTATTGAATTTCAAATGATATGGATTGGATAATACCTTAAACAAGGTGGCTGAAAAGaagaccaaagaaaaaaaaatatccttttttGTGGAGAAGATAAGAGTATACGTTGTTATAGTTGATGTGATCAAGATGATGATAATTAGAAAACATGCAAACCATCAATCCTTTTATATCCTTGAGATCATTATAGCTTTGGCACACTACGGACTAACAAGGCATGAAATTTGTaatagagattttttttatttcatgtaaatggaaatataaatttctttgttgTGTATGGTGATAGGATAAGCACATAGATGGAAATTGTAATACCGATCCTTCTATTTGGATGCCCATGCAAATGAAAATAGCATGTGTCATCTCAACTATGGGCTTAACATTCCTTAAGTTTGTTCAGAGTGATTTGGATGGAAGTTAACTTCAAAACctttggaataaaaataataaggaataGGTTGAAAAGTACTTTTGTCGAGaatgagtcattttttaggTTAAACTATGTCATTTTTGAGGTTAAACTATGTAGAGGGTTAGATTTGCAAAATTAGAATTATTCCATCCATCATTGacttgttgattggtgttctTTCTATTAAATTGAAGCATTGGGCATACCTCTTAACCCTATTGTGGGTCCTAAGGTAGAAGTCATTGtgttataagaaattaaataatcattcaatagaaaccaattttttttaaaataaataaataaaattaaaaatgtttttccaaataaagtaTTTCCAGTTTACATAATCGATCATgcatatatcaaaataaatagcTCTCTGCAGTAATTCACTAACAACAATCTTATTGACTAATTTGGACTCGATGGAGTGCCAGAATATTGCTTGATTAGTAAAAAGATGATTtccaatatatttatttattaaggcAATATAACAACGACTcttcatttaaataaaacattacaagtACTCCTAAGGATCACACCTAGGAAACTCTTATTTCTAAGCCGAGGCTACTTTGACCATACggcaaaaaacacaaaagatcCAAACTTATTAAGACTGATGCTATGAATATGAAGGTGGACTCAAGAGACTAATTTCTCAATTACCACAGGCAATTTTACTTAATAGGCATCAGGGTGTGCCAAGATGTAGGCTTCAATAGCCTTGAACACTGCGAGAGACTGCTCTTTGCCGCCCTTAACGTGCTCTTCACTGATCTCTACACCGGCCTTGGTGTGGTACTTTTTGGTATTCTTGTAGATGCATCCTCCATCAGGAGAAGACACCACTTTGAGCTCATGAGAAATTGATTCAATGCCGCTCGTCAAAACATCTCCGTCAATCACAGTGTAGCTGAATGTGTAGTTCTCTTCGTCAATCGCATCAACCCTGTGTGTCATGCTTTTGAATTTTCTGCCtggaaacaagaaaaagaaaaaattaaagaaccCCCGTTAGTCTATCTGTTAACATGTTCATGGCACCATGCAACAATGGTTATATGTGCTGCAATGATTATAATAGAAACTAACCTTCACCAAAGTGAATCTTCTTGATGGTTCCGGGACCTCCCTGTCCTTGTAGGATTTCCACACTCTTGATATCTTGAGGCCTTATCTTGGGAATGAGGTTGTCAGAATCGAGGATAGCGGCCTTGAACATCTTGGCTGGGGGAACCGAGGAAGTGACCTCACTCTCGTAAGTGAAAACACCCATGATcttagaatttgaaatgaaaaggatCAAAAGAGGAAGACAAGGAGGATTGGTTGGTTTGCAGAGAGTGGTTTGAGGTGAGGAGAGATGTGAGAACAAGAGGTGGAATTTATAGATTGAGGACCAAGGTTCCCTTGTGTGAAGTTGTGTCTCCAGTTTTCGAAGGTAGAGACGGTTGCATCCGAGGAAGGTTCTAAGTAATATACTATTTTTCAATAAAGGAGTTCTATTCATGATGTCACGTGGGAATCGCTGGTTCGTTTCAAGTGGTGGTCTAAttcgttttttctttcttttttatgtttttttttttggtttttcgtTTTCTCGGCGGGAGGagggaaaatagaaaagaaaaaaaaacaaataaaacaaaataaatgcgTGGATCTGATTATTAACCAGCGAGAAACTTATCCTTCTACTTTCAGTGCATTTAGAGGTAAACAACATGTAGAATAACCTATTCTTGATAAAAATTTCCTCCAGcctattttgattaaaatgaatgaaagaatCCTAATCTTGCAAATTTAGCCCTCTACatatttcaatctcaaaaatgaCCTATTCTTGATAAAAATTTCCTCCAGCCTATTTTCCCTCTTATTTATCCCATTTCTTCAAACTTTGAACTTCAATGTACCTTTATTCTTTTTACctccatttatttttctttcaattcttATTTATTGAATGTTCTAAACTCTTGATGAGATGCAGTGAATATCTAAAAAGTCTCAacttattaccattttttttcatgtaggtTGCGGCCATGGAAAGAGACTCAAAAGCAGTAAATAGACATAAAAAGTGTGGAGGAGTATTATCTATATGACAAGGTCTAATGATAGTAAGTAATTAAATTCGACCATGTAATTTATGGTACCTTTTGTTTTATTAGCAAATTTGCtttttatatagatataaatatatgttaaatagagttttaagataacaaataaagttgCGCTTCTTAGTTGTATACCAAACTTTACCGATGCAAGTAATtaagtctatatatatatatgtagtcATCCTATATTAattctatattattattattataattttttttttgttaaaaatggtTGTGAGtcatgatattaaaaattatttaataatttaaacattttttgtaaGGGTAGTATTTGTGATAGTAAAGATgattaacaatttatttattttttatttactatggTTAACTTCAAAACctttggaataaaaataataaggaataGGTTGAAAGGTATGTGAAGGGCTAGATTTGCAAAATTGGAATTATTGCATCCATCATTGACTTGTTGGTAAGTGTTCTTTTCTATTAAATTCAAGGATGGGATATTTATTAAAGACTTATCCATGGGTCTTTATAAGATATATCATTCCTAAAAATCAGCAATAGGACGAAACCCACCAAAAAAGTAGCCTCAATTATACAAACACAACCAACTTGCCTGAAACTTCTGCATCCAATTTGGAAAGTTCAAAGTACTCCACCAATTTTGATTATCAAATTGGTGTCCACTTCCTGAAAATCAGTTCCAATTTGAGGATAAAAATAC
It encodes:
- the LOC117914791 gene encoding major allergen Pru av 1-like, with protein sequence MGVFTYESEVTSSVPPAKMFKAAILDSDNLIPKIRPQDIKSVEILQGQGGPGTIKKIHFGEGRKFKSMTHRVDAIDEENYTFSYTVIDGDVLTSGIESISHELKVVSSPDGGCIYKNTKKYHTKAGVEISEEHVKGGKEQSLAVFKAIEAYILAHPDAY